aaaaaataaattcatTTCATGCTAAAATAgaacctgcaccctctctattacAACAATTGGTCTTAAAGTAACACTGAACAGTCTTATTGTTGCAGTTGTCAAGGGTCAATGCGGGTATTAAACAGCAGTACAGAATAGGACCCATTGGCATAGTATATCAGTTTACTAATGAATCATTGACTGGAAGGACAAAGACTTGAACCATAATTCCCAATCAAGTCCCCAGACATCTAAGCCGGGCGATCAAGAACCATCAAGCACAGATTAGACATTTCCTCACAGGAAGGCAGATTTGGGCAGATAGCAATTTGAGCTACAGGGCAGCCTGGCAGAGGCCAAAAGGCATGCTCTGGAAATGGTCCATGGTGCAGGAGGGCCAGAAGATGAAAAAAAGACAAGGGCAAAGTAAAAggtaaaataattttttaaaacacaactcTAATGGCAGTGCATATTAAATTGCAAGTCAGCCAATGAATACAATGATGAAACAAATGCGCTGTttaccatttcagagggcaatgatTATATAAGAAAAATGGTATTTTCAATCTGTCTTTGCATTTGTTTACTTTTAGAAAATACAAGTGTTCTAATCaatttgctatttttttttgaaagacttGGACATTAAGTAGTGGGCCCACTGCCTGAACTGGTGAATCTCATCAATATTTCACGACAGCAATTGCAACTTGTGCTCATCTGCATGTCTCAGTCCTTTATACACAATATATTATAGGTGTCTGGCTGCAGGGTCAAGTTTGTTAGACTTCATGCGCCTATTAAACTTCAGCCCTCTTCCTTCTAAAAACCAACATAATCAAATCAAATATGGTCACAAAAACATCCACAATCCAAATACTGGAATAACAGCTTTTATTTATTAACTTCAATTCAATGTAACAGCATTATTTTTTCCAAAATTACTGAAAAAATAGAATTCAGCAAGTTACATTAACAAAATTGTTACAATTTTAACTAGCCATAAATGTTTGGATAACAAATGGCTGCCAGTGAGGTACAGCTGGAGTGAAGACAGCGATAAGCCACAAATAGTTTAGGAATGTCAATGCAAACTCTTGGCTGAAGTATTTCCTTCAAACAACTGCAAACTATAAGATCAttaacaaaattattttaaaacgtTAATCTtgcagcaggcaagcagactgtGGTAGAGATGGCATAGCACAAGAACAAGGACAACAGAGGACAGCAATAAAAAAGCTGATGGAACAGGACACCTGATGACTTGTATAGTTGTAATTTATTTCCCACCTAGCTGTCTCTAGGGAAATactgttttaaaaatcaaatctAAAATGCCAATAAGCCTGCAAGTTCCTGGATTGGAAACTGTATCACTGTGCCCAATTGACTTGGCCAATGCAAATAAATATCATTTGAATTGACTTTATCGTGTGCTTAAAAAGATACATAAGCTCAGTATATTTTGCATGTGTTAACTTACAAACAACATAGGCAGAACTTTATTCAGGACATGTTCAGTTATCTGCAGTGTGCTAAATAACTGCTCAGGTTCCACGTGTCAGTTACTGCAGTAATGGGATGAATTTGCTAATCCACTTGGAAATCTATTTCCAGTGTGAACTAAAGTACAGAGTAAGAAAGACTGCCGCTCAGTTTAGTTTTGCAAATCAGTTTGAAAGTGGTTTGCGATTGCATTAGTTAACAGGCTCGGAGTCAAATTACAGCAATAATGCACTGCATGACCCATACTGTATGGCTGGGACATGATGTTTATTTCACTGAATATTAAAGTTACCGAAAGGTGTATAAACTTCAAAATATTTGATGGTTCAGATTGTATCGAAGTCACCCTTTGTCAGAAGGTAAGAGTTCAATTTACTCAACCGAAGGACAACAAATAGATAAAATGACTAGTGCTGTTTCCTCAGTACGAGACCCTTTCTGCATATCATTATCGAGCTAAATGCAATTCAAGTGAACAGATGATAAATTATCAGCACTCGAAAACACAAGGCAGATCATTGGGAGTTTTTTGTAATGCAATTTTAGATTCTGAAGGACAGAATACTTCTTAAAACCAGCAAATTAAGGCAGACATTTGGTCAAAACAGCCACAAATGTGACTTCCTCCCCGAGTTACATATGCTCTAAAACTCATTTGAATATCGTTTGCTGAAAAAGGGGGATAACTTTCCATTCACTTCAGTACATTTTTGTCATTTACAGCATAGGGAGGATAGTCAAATTTTCCAGGAACAGAATTAATCGGAACTCAAGTGGTTTACTGGGATTATACAAAAACTCTTCGAGCATAAAGTTTAACCTATTGCAAAGGTACCCTTAAATTTTATAGTGCTTTTAACTTATTCGGTCAAACACCAAAATGTGTTTCTCCAGTAGCTGATGCAACTCCACAAAATAAGCAGGCTGACTGCCACACAGTCAGCTGCAGCAGAggcccactttttaaaaaaaaaattggtcttGTATTCTGCTGCTAGGTAAACCGCTTCCTGTGTCCTACTAAATGCTCCGAGCTTGTGCAGCATGGCAGCGTGCATATTGGCTCCTCCAATTCTCAGgggtaaaaaagaaaaaaaaaaatctcaaattgCTTCTTGCTTTTGTTCTCCTGTAGACCCACTGGAGGCCAATTCAGAAAACAAGAGAtgtagtcttctgaggaggcaaAGGACAATATATGCACATGGTATCACAATTGTGAGggtcaggctggatggaccagagggtccgtCACTGTTTGTAAATGCAGCACAAAGAGGTCTCTCAAGGTGCATGCAATTGCATCAGTTTGAAAGATCATTAAAGCCATACATTTGAAATAAGATTGTCACACAAGGGTCAATGGTCTGAAACGGTAGAGATTCAAGTCAATGCTGGTAAAGGCAGTGTTTACAAGAATAAAAACAAACTAACTTTCACTTTGGGAAAGGGTGGTGAAGTGGTTTATTTATGGGACTCCATTCGTCACAACTAAAAACGTACATCTGCTTTCATTTAAAATCTGGCTTCATTTCAGTGAAATGTACTGCAACTTGACATTCATTTTTCCAGCTCCAATTGCTACGGCACTCCCTATCCGACACGTCTGTCCTGTTTTGTGCAGAAATGGAGCTTTTCAGAAGAGAGGAGCCATTTGCCGGGGATCATCAGGCAACACACTGATACAGTCTTCCGCTTTTCCACACAGCATACACAACATGGTGTACTCCTggaattaaaaagggaaaaatgtTCAATACTTCAGCCATCAGTAGTGCTGTAATGACACGGCTATCGACTCCAAGTTAAACTCTGCCCCTGTGCAATgctatttttaaactgaatttctgCCAACAGGACATCTGAATCCCTTCTTAGAGAAACAAAAACAAGAAGCCAGTGTTTGTAGTCAATGCCTGAAGAAAAAAGATCAGAGAATCGCTAACAGGAATTTAAAGTCATTAAGCTGCAAGAGAAGGTCATTTTAGAGGCAAGTTGTTGCATTTAACATCTGTTTCATGTTGAATAATTCCAGAAGAACAGCACTTGATAAACTCTTTCATACAGCCAAGAAGGCATCTATTTCAATGCAGTGAAAGTAGAGCAACTGAAATTATAAGGACTCCACTGCATTGCTCTAAGTTTTGCAAGTGCTTGTGACCACCATGGATTTGCTGTTTTTCCTCATATACAAAGTTAGGGTACTTAGATCTTAAGTGTTCATGTCCCAAGAGAGTAACACTCAAACTGATACCCACAAACGACATGTGCCACTCTCCAGTAATTAATATTACAACCTTATTGGGGGATTGTTCACAAGTTCAGAGCAGGCCTGGCAATCATTGTGCTATGACACACACATTGTAAGTATTGTTCAATTATATAAAAAGGTCACATCAGGACAATAGAGTATGGAAAAACATCAGCAGCTGTCTGGATTTCACTGATTTTTAAACCAGTTTTTAAGCTCAATGAAGAGAGAACCTCACAAAGTACAGCAAGATATTTGAATCTTGCTAGATTTCCCAAATCTCTGTGATATAGAACTGCAACAAGCAAAACCACACCACATAACATGGCCTCTGCAAGCAACTAAACCATGGTGCTGGATGTTGTACAATGGAAAACTGTTTTGAGAATTACAAGGTTTAGAAAGCAGTGAATAAACCTTACCTGGTAGTCATCAACAACAGTGAATGTATACTCATGTCTTGCTATAATATGGTGGCAATTCTGACATACATCTGGAAGAGATGATGGAACACACATTAGAGTTGAGAATGCAGCAAATGAACCTGGTTCAGGGATGTTCTTTTAGCATTGCATACCATATTAACAATAGTAGATACCTGGGGCCTCATTATATAATGTCAAGCTGCAAAAGCAAATTTCAAACAGGTAATAAATGTCACTTGAAATCCCAGCATTAAACTATAGCCTTAAAATCACTCCGGGTATTTTGTATACTACTTCACGGGTATGGCCTTATTATaggaatttccccccccccgcccccaacagcAGCCGATGGCATGTTGAGCACACTCAATCGCTGAATGATGCTGATATGCATGTTGAAGGGTTAATGACCATTACAGAATCAATGTATGTTTATTGAGTGCCAATCAAAAATGATTACAAGGAAATAAtacatttgtttttttattataTTTCATCACCACAGTGATTCTATCTTCCCAACTCTGCCTTTAACATTAGTTTTGCCTCCTTGTATGCCTGCCCACATGGCAACCACTATAATACTGAGGTTTTCAAACCTACTCACCCGAGAGAAAAACAACAAGAAATGTTTGTAATTTTTCAGACAATCTTACTGCataaatgtggagatgccagtgatggactggggttaacaattgtaaacaattttacaacaccaagttatagtccaacgattttatttttaatcccacaagctttcgggggctttccacaccgcctgaggaaggggaaagcccccgaaagcttgtgggattaaaaataaaatcgttggactataacttggtgttgtaaaattgtttacaattactgcaTAAAGGCATGGTCATTTAGTTCGGGCAAAAATGTCAAGTTATGTTTGAGCTGTTCGCCAACTGATTCCAAGAATAATTTTCCCCTGTCTGGGCAAGGATCGTGCTCTTCAACATGTACAGTTCTAACACAATGCACTGGCCAATTTTAGATACTGTATTACAGTATCTGAATATTGTCTTTTTTGCTGCTTGAATACTTAATTTGGATTCCATAGCCAATAACTTACGGTCATATGTAACAATTTCCTCTCCATCATCATCTTCCTGGGTTCGATTAGTAATTAGCACAAAGTCTCTTTTACTGCACTCAACACAACCCACATAATTCAGTAGAAAGGAGCCGTTCTCTAAGCAGGTGTTACCCTGTATGGGAAGAAAAAAATGTGGATTCACAAATGAATTTAGATATccctattttttttattatttatccCTAGTATTCTTATAAATGCCTTTGCAACATGCACAATTCCCCATTGGAGATGACCCGCTTCCAGAGCACTCCCAGTTCCATTCTGTAACCAGCTACAAGAAGGTGAACCAAAGAAGGTCATGGTGACATGCTCTCCAATTTCCCTACTGAGTTTGTAAGTCAGAACAAGTCTGCACCACACATACTTTTATAAAACTACAGGCAGCGCAGCAGACAGTAAGCACCATTCAGGTACAGTAAGAGTTAGGGTGCAGGAGAAGAACCCATGTCGTAAGGCCATTTGCTCAAAGGATCATCTCAGCCACGTCACATTTATAGGCGCATACCAAAAGAGGGTACCAAAAGAGGTAAACAGTGTAGTTAACACCAATGGGGGCAAATGTACtcaatgttacaattttaaagagggtgcaagaagagatctttgaaagtggcaggacaagttgataaggctgttaaaaaaggcatatgggatccttagctttattaatagaggcacacagtacaaaggtttagcataagatCCTTGCTtttattggttaggcctcagatagATTATtgtgcactacactttaggaaggatctcaaggccttggagaggatgcagaggagatttactagaatggtaccagggatgagggactacagttctgtggagactagagaagctgggattgttctccttagagctgagaaggttaaggggagatttaagacatagaatgtacagcacagaaacaggccattcagcccaacaggttcatgccagtgattatgctccacacgagccacctcgctccctacttcatctaaccctatcagcgtatctttctattcctttctccctcgtgtttttaactagcttccccttaaatgcatccatgctagccGCCTTAATTACTCCtttagtagcgagttccacattctaaccagaggtgcttaaaattatgaggggttttgatagagttaataggggaaaactgtttccactagcagctggatcagtaaccagaggacacagatttaaggtaatccgcaaaagaaccagaaggaagATGAAGAGAATTATTTTTAGGGAGAATTATTTTCagggagttgttacgatctggaatgcactgcctgaaagggtggtggaagcagattcaatagtaactttcaaaagggaattgaataaatacttgaaggcgaaaaatttgcagggctatggggaaacagcaggagagtgggattaattggataggtctttcaaagagccgccacaggcatgataggctaaatggcctccgcctgtgccgtatgattctacATGCTCATTGTTAAAAAGGTGCACCtgtaagaatatagatatgtttttacaCTATTCTAATACAGAACAAAAACAGAACAGTAATGTAGgcagaattggtttaaactgtgCTCTCGCAAATCCTATCTTTTCTCCTCAATGCGCTGATAACATCAAAGGTTTGTACAACAGCGCTATGGCTTGGGAAAAGCAATGATAGGAAGTAACAGTACGGTATgacaaaaagaaaaagacttgtgtttatattgcctttcacgacctcaggacatcccaaagccaatgaagtgtagtcactgttgtagtgtaggaaacgtggcagacaatttgcgcacagcaaggtcccacaaacagcaatgtgataatgagcagataatctgttttagtgatgttggtcaaaataaatattggacaggacaacagggagaactcccctactcttcttcaaaaagtgcctcttttatgcccacctgagagggcagacggagccttggtttaacgtctcatctgaaacacggcatttccaacagtgcagcactccctcagtacttcactggagtgtcagcctggattatgtactcaagtctctggagtgggacttgaacgcacaaccttctgacttagaagcgAGAGTGCAacaaactgagccacagctgacaagacATGAGGCCGCTCATCCCTGTCTAGCAATCTGTTCAGAGAGCTATGGGTCATAAAACACCCAGTAGCTTTTGAATCCAGCAGACACTAGACAATAAAAGAAAATGGTACAAAAAGAGATACAATTTTTCACTCAGTAGGAGCTTCTGCCTACCTTCAAGACCAGGTAACAAAAAAAAGGCTCGGACAGGCCACGCTCGCGATTTCCTCTCGAAGTTCCCTGCACAGATGGCTTTTGATGTAGGAATAAACATGTACTTTTTTGTTTGGAGGTGTCGAGTGAATGTTTTGAAGCAAGAATAAATGAAGTTAATTCTCAGAtatattactgtctctagcttGACGAATTTGTTAAcaggataaggaaggaattatcCCAACAGCATCAAGTGTGTCTCAAGGCTGCTaacagtagtgttttacacatgGGTACAAAGAATACTAAATTTATTTTAACACCAGTTGCTCTTCCATGGTGTTGCACATAGGTAGtcaacagcaatttgaattttttttaggtcaagaaggggagaggggagaagaagTTGCTGCAAAAGGGGAAATGAAGCAGGGCAGAGGTTGTCTGTGAGGGAGAACTGCAGGCAGTGGGCTTCTATTGACATTTTCTGCCTTGCCACTTTCGCCACTTAGTCTGTGGATTTATTCAAGGTACCATTTGGGCTTTTGACACAATGTTATGTGGCGTCCCATTGTTTTCAATTTGTCACTTAACATTACATTGACTGTGCCATCTCCAGGTGTAGTATCGCAGGAATTCTGAGACCActcactgtttttaatatattattgatAGATGTACAGATACAAGATAGATTTATCTTACAGCTGGGAAAGTTATCTTCTTGAACCAGCCTGATTAAAAATCAAGAAAGTTAATACTTTGGACTGGTTACATGACACAAACAAGTGGTTCAGGTGTCGTTGTAAATTACAAAGCGAAGTTCAAGCTCTCCATGGTATCACTTACAACAGATGACACAGTTTGCATTTCATGCAGAGGTGTTTCTTTTCCATTCTGAAGATTGCAGTTCATCCTGGTGCAGGGCTCCATTGACACCAGCAGCCCTCTACTAACTTACCCAAGCAATCAATCTTTGTGTGTTGCCCCAGACAGTGAATGTTGTCAGGCCATTTACTATAGGGGTCATCACAATCAATCTCAATtctaccctcacccaacatccaaaaATGTCAGGTGTGAGCTGGTAGCTTGAAAGAGGAATGAGAAAAACTAACCAGGGTTACACTACCATCACATCCCTGCTGGTTATGCTGCTAATCTGAGGAACCTGCCAGCAGGAATTTTGGGGCACCACTGCTGTTTCTAAAATGTGCTGCAAACACAAGGCTTCAAAGCAAAACAGAGGCAAATATTAATGGAACTGCCtttcaatttcttttttttttaaatctcatttCAGTCCTATCATTGGTAAACCCCTTAGGCTTGCATGTTCAGCAGTGCTTTAAGTGCACTGATGTTACTCTCGCGGGAAATACATGCAGTTACAAAATGCACTAGTTCTCTCgcaaacaaaagcaaaaaagaaaaaatatgCAATGCAtaccttgctggggtacagttccattggaTGCTGCTGTCCTCCAGTACTTCAccaaagtggctattcttcatgcatAACCCCAGCCAGTAATTGTCAGCAGACTGTTCAATCACAGCAATGGTTGGTGGTGAGGTGCAGCACAACCAAGCTTCACCTCAGCcttacccaacatccacagaAAGGACTCAATGGATAGTAATGAGAAGTGGGAACCCTCCATCATTTTTCCCCAGGGGCACGGAGAACGACCTGCATTATCCCCAGTGTCaatccagctgaaatcagctgacTCAGGAAAGACTCAAACATGGGGCTTTACTGAACGATATGACTCATTACCATATCGTGCAGTACATTTGTCCACTCAGCCATCAGGGAAGTTGGATATATTTTTTCTTATTTCCACAACCACAAAGTCTAGAGAATACACTGGAGGGAACACACAAAAGTAAACCAGAGGCATACTGCAGGAAACAAAACAACCTGCAGCTGGTTTGTAATATTTTCATTAGGAGATTGATTGAATCAGGCTGTGGCAGATGGACAAAGTCAGATATTTGCAAGCAATATGTACTACTACCACCCCAGTTTTCCTGCATTCTGCTACGATACAAAAAACAATAGGGGTGTGTCGTATTAGTCATATGATGCGGTATACCTTCATGTCTCACGTTACTCTTCATATCACCCTGATACACAAATATCATTCTCCAACTTCAGTCACATGGCTAAATGACAAAAGCAACAGAAAATCAGCAACAACATATCACCAACAAGCCACTCATGAATTTAGTCATGcacactgctttttttttaaagggaaaaTAGCTGGCAGTGATAGAGGATAACAACAATCTCAGGACCTGGAAGATTGAAAACTTCACTCTTGCAATTTATGACATCAGAATCATTTAAATTAATCACTGTCTTGTTGCAATTATCCTACATATACAGTAAAACTACTACTTTACTCTTACTCCCAAAGTAGCTAGGATATTTTCAATTCTTCCCACAGAATTTTGTTCTGTGCTCATAGAGTGGTGGGCCATCAGTGTTGGGAAATGGAATTTTATTTTTCTAATTCAGGCACTCCCAAGTCTGACTCAAACTAGTGTTCCCAATAATGTCTGAACATAACCTTTTCCACCCTTATGGCTTGCTGACCGAGATTACCAATTTTTGCTGAGTCAAGGACAATTTTGTACCGTGGCCCGCACTAACAGAATCCGTGCTGAGACTGCCTCAAAATTGTTTTATTTGAGACCCTTACATAAAGTAGACTTTCATCTCATTAGTCTCAGCTGGGCTTCAACCCAGATCCCCAAGACGAAAAGACTGTATGCGAACTCACCAGCATGCTTTTACAGTCCTTAACCATCTAAGCATTAAAAACAAATATGCATTATTATGACCTTAATGTGCAACATTACTCAAGAGAGgcctcaaaaatacttaattcaaAACCAACCTGGGTGAACCAAAATAAACAGCCACACAACCCAGTATAATCCTAGTTCAATGACCAGTGTGTTGAGTTTACTAATGTTAGCTGAGGCAGCAACAGGGGTACTGTTATTAGCACCGATTGCCTTGATTACAGAGTAAGGATGTCAACCTGGGTTCCTGCACCCCATCACTGCTGGAAGTAGCAGTCTGTGGACATCAAAGACTGGGTCAGGCTCTGCTGTTATGACCCAACTGGTTGAGCAGTCTACTATGAAGGCTCACATATTAATAGAGAGCAACTGACAACCACAGAACCAAATCTCAACaactaccttcaggagaggaagaacaAACAAATGGgcagaagaaaaataaatttaagcACGAGTTCAGATTATGAACCTCAGGTCCATTCAGTTCCTCCCTATAGTGAAGCAGGAGAGATTGGAATTCTATTTTATCAAGAACAGTTGACCCACCATGTGTCGCTTTGTGGCACAGCATGCAGGAACACAAACACTCTGGCACCACCTCATACATCATGGATCTCATTTCACATATCCCTCAGCGAGATGCCAACTTCAAGGAAAGACGGCGTCGAAATTCCATGATCAGAGCGAGTGGCACAGATTGCAAACACATTTAAACCTGTCCAACTGGACTTCTGTTTAATGTTAAAAGCCCAGCATCAAAAACAGATCGCACATTTCAATCAGAATGAGTGTCACACCCACTCGGGAATCCCTGGCAAGTTTGATCTGATGACAACTCGAGCCCAAGGCAGCCAAAGGGTGGGTCGCCCGCCGGCCCCGGACTGACAGAACCCTTTACATAAAGACATAACATTAACTCAACACTAACACCCCCACCAGATCCCgtccccccgcccgcccgcccgcccgcccggtcGGTCCCCGGTCCCCCCCGGGAAGCTGGCGGTCCCTCGGGCTCTCTCACCCGCTCGGGATATTCCTTCTGAACGCAGCCCGCGCACATCCTGGAGCGGTCGGTCGGTCTCGGTCGGTCACTCGGGCAACTGTCGCCGCTCCGTCCGAGATAAACTCTCCGCCCTTCCGCGCCTCCCGGAGCGAGCGTCGCCGACTGATGACTTCACTCCCCGGCCTGACTCTCGCGGGATCACCACGCGCGGCCTTCCGAATGTTATCACCAATTTTAAATAAAGTTCGTGCATTGACgctcggagggagggagagaggtggttgTCGAggggaggaaggccattcgggccatcttcATCCATCCAGCCCAGAGAAATCCTAATGTCACCCTTTGCCTTCACTGCTTCACCTGGAAGTTAATGAcacctctctgggtgaagaagaaaTCCCTGACACCTGTCCTAAAAGTACCCTTCTCCAGATTGACGCGTCATCAAGCTTTTCTCCTGTCGTGTAAAGTAACATTTGGAGTTAGTTTTTTTCATATATTCCTAACAATAAgactttccaggctgaaaagcccaagtttctccaatcttttccCATATCTCTTACCCCTAATTCTAGGgatcatggctcttctctgcactccctccactgaATGTCTTGCAgcctggtgaccagaactggacacagtattctagctGAAGTCTGATTAGAGCACTTCAACGTGTCATCACTACCCTCTCTGAGTTACATGCTAATGTTATGACTATAGTTCAACTTCCTACTGCCTTTGATGAGTGCTGCTCTGCAAAGGTTGGTCACACTTAACATGACTAAGATTCCTGGGTCTCTTTCGGTGCTATCTTTAACCACTTCAACACTATTCATGAAGTATGTGTGTTGTCTATTTTGTTCTTCCTAACTGTAGaaatttgcattaaatttcatctgccattgttctgcccacttacataatTTGTCCAACTCACTGTAGTTTCTGAGCTTTCTCTTCAGATTCCACTAACACTCCTAATTTGATATGATCtgtaaatttgaccactttgtatCAATTTTTTCTGAATCCAGGTtgcttatgtaaattagaaacagtagtggtccctgCATTGAGCTGAGATAGCCCACTCAGTACTTGACCCCCaaatcctgcccccccccctccaaactgATATAACTCCTTCAATGAGTACTCGTTTCTGACCCTTCAAACAGTTTTTTTTGTCCAATACCAGGGTTtatcctgaatccccacagctttgagtttaatagTCTTTTCTGTGGAACATCATCAAAAGCTTTTGGAAATCAATATACACCACATCATCGGGTTTTTGCAGTCCACTTTGCTTGTCACTTTTTCAAAGAAGTTGAGGTTAGTCAGGCAGGATCTTTTGAATCCATGCTAACTGATATTAACTAAGTTATCATTCTCAGGTTTACTGCTGATAATTGACTCTATTAATTTACATGAACTAGAAATAAGACTAATGGatctgtagttgcctgtgtctgtttcaTAACCCTTTTTGAGCCTGTTTCTAACCTGCTGGTACCTCCCCAGTGACCaatgactccctcataatgatgGTCACTGCTTTACAAATTGCTTCCCTAGTGTTTTTCAGCGCTCTAAGAGAAATATCATCTATCCCTGGggaatgtatttattttatgCCCATTTAACCGTTCCATCTCATTCATAGCAAAGTTATTGATTTTACTTGGCATAGCATTGTTGGAGAGGGCAtgtcttcctttgtgaatacttggaggaaatAGTCAATCAGTATATCTATTATTTTGTGCTCATACTCAGTTACATGCCTATTTATGGTTTtcacctcttctctgactgcCCTCTTGCTGCCGAGGTACTCAACATTTTTTTTAGTGTT
The nucleotide sequence above comes from Heptranchias perlo isolate sHepPer1 chromosome 10, sHepPer1.hap1, whole genome shotgun sequence. Encoded proteins:
- the churc1 gene encoding protein Churchill isoform X2, encoding MKGNTCLENGSFLLNYVGCVECSKRDFVLITNRTQEDDDGEEIVTYDHVCQNCHHIIARHEYTFTVVDDYQEYTMLCMLCGKAEDCISVLPDDPRQMAPLF
- the churc1 gene encoding protein Churchill isoform X1, which gives rise to MCAGCVQKEYPERGNTCLENGSFLLNYVGCVECSKRDFVLITNRTQEDDDGEEIVTYDHVCQNCHHIIARHEYTFTVVDDYQEYTMLCMLCGKAEDCISVLPDDPRQMAPLF